Below is a genomic region from Flavobacterium ginsengisoli.
CATCTCCTGGATCAGTTTGCATTAAAGCTCCTGCTACAGTAATCCATCTTCCGTCTGTTACTGGATTTACTGGTTCTGTATTTTTATTATTGTCATCGCTGCTGCAAGAAATGGTTAGCGCTAACGCACCTAGTAATAAACCAGAGGTTAATACTTTTAATGTGTTTTTTTTCATATTTATGGATTTAAAAAATTAGTTATTTATAATGTGATTAAAATTTACTGATCGTATAATTGAGCTTAATGTAAAAAGCGCGACCTGGTTTTTGAGCGACGAAATTGTCATAGACTTGCTCATCGAAAATATTTTTAGCATCAAAACTCACTACAAATTGTTTGTTTGGAAAGGCATAACTTAGACCTAAATCCTGAGGAAACTGAGCTGTTGTTCTATCAATTTCAAGCCAAGAAGTGTAAAAAGGAGCTACATAACCGCAGTAGTAATAAAGGTTTAATTCTGATTTACTTTGAATTACATTTTTAAAATTATATTGAAGATTTCCATTTACAGTAAAATAAGGCTCGTTTGGGAGCTGTTTATTATAATGAATAATGGTATTTCCATTTTCATCGTACCTATCTTTATAAATAGAATTGAATTTAGAAAGGTTTACTCCTGCGAATAATCTTTCTTTAAATGAATATTGAATAGATGTTTCAAAACCTACAGATTGCGTTTTTCCTAAATTTACGAATGGGGTAGCTTGAACGGCTTCATTAACTCGATTACTTATTTGCTGTACAATTTTATCTTGAATATTTCTCCAAAAAGCATTTCCATAGAATGAAAACTTATGATTATTAATTAAATAAGGCCCTAATCGTAAACCAACATTGAAATTATTACTTTGTTCGGGACCTAAATTAGGATTGCTTAAAATGTTTTGGCCCGGAAGTCCAAATATTTCATTCTCATTTGGCAATCGAATTGCTTTTTCTGCAGAAAACATAATCAATGCCTTTGGAAAAACAGCATATGAAGATGCAAAACCATATCCTGTAAAGTTCGTATTTCTAATGTCAGTATCCATAATCACAGACCTCTGACCATCTTGGCCGACTAATATTGTTGGGGTAACTTGTTCTGTTTTTAAATAATAATTTTTGACAAAAAAGTTAGCTTTTAGACGTGCTTGAAAAGCCTGCATTTCATAAGCAAAAGAAGTAACAGATTTATCCAAATCTCGCGTAGCCAAAAAATTACGAATCAATTCTGGCAAGCATCTCATCTTTATCATTTCTGTCAACAGTATAAAACATTCCGTTTGCAAGAATCTTATGGTTTTTAGAAATGTTATAAGTTAAACCGGCTCTTGTATTAAAAATATTCAATTTTTGATGGTTCATTGTAGGTGCTCCCTGCTGTGCGCCAAATACAGATAAAATAGGCTCGCCATATAATCCTATAGCTTTTTCACCATTCCAGTTGTAATTCCACTTTACCGTATCGTTAACCATATCATTTCTATGGCTATAAACAGAAATTATCGAGAAATCTAAATTCTTGATTAAGAAATCTTTTTTATTATAATTAAGACTAAAAACATTTGCGAGCAGATTCACTAAAACGTCCTTTATAAGGTTTAGTCATGTACTGACCGTGCTGAATCTGATTATAATCTTCAGAACCATTATAACTGATAGAAAAATTATCTGCCCATTTTACATCAGTAAAACCCGCTTCAAGTCTTCCTCCATACGATCTGTACATGCTTTCAAAACGTTTCGCCCTAATATATTCATAGCGTCCGTTAGGAGCAATATTATATACAAATCTTCCCCAAACTTCATAGTCATTGTCAGAATAATTCTGAAATCCATTGGCTTTAACAGTAAAACCAGATTTGTCTCTATAAGTGGTACTAAAGTTTGATTGGATAGTATTAAAAGAACCATAAGAAACCGAAGCCGCAATCATGTTTTTAGATCCTTTTTTAAGAATCACATTAATGGCGCCACCAAGAGAATCATCTGCTAAATTTGCAGGAACAACACCTTTGTAAACTTCAATTCTTTCAATTAAAGCTGGCGGGATACTATTTAAGCTAAATGAAGCACCATAAGTTTGAATAGGAATTCCATCAATAAAAATACGAATAGCATTTCCAGACATCCCGTTAATGTTGTAAGTTACAGCAGAACCTAAACCTCCATTTTGCCTAATTCTAACACCTCCAGAACGATCCAATAAATCGTTGGTTTGAAGATTTCTTTTTGCCGCTTCCTGTGTTTCGATAACATTTACAGCAAAACCTTTCTCCATTATTTCTTTTCTAATAGAAGATTTTTTGATTACAACTTCTTGTAAATCTTTAGGGCCATTTCGGTCTAAAGAAATATTAAGTTCTGTATTCGGTTTGTTGATAGTAATTTTTGTAGTTCTTGTTTGACCTTCCATAGAAGAGGTTTCCAAGATATACTCTCCGTATTTTAAACCCTTAAAATCGTAACGACCAAAATCATTAACAATAGCATATTTTTGAGTTCCTTTAATAATAATTGATGAACCATAAGCTAATTCATCGGTTCCAAAAGTCACTTTTCCTGTAAGATTTCCAGTTTGTGACCACGCTGAAATGGTAAATAAAAATAGTAGTAAAATTGTTCTCATATTGAGTCTGCGTGTAAAAGTGCTTGCAAACTTATATGATAATTTAAATTTAATCTAAATAAAGCAATTAGAAGATTATTAGAATTGCAATGAAGATTCTAATGTTATTTTAATATTATTTTTTTTGAGTTATGAATTATGAGTTGTGAGTTATGAGTTACGAATTGATGATTCGGTTGTCTTCCTGAGCGAAGTGGAAGGATATGCGCAAAGTATTTTTCTGATCATTGAAATGAAATAATCTCGCTAAGTCGCGAAGACGCAAAGTTCATTTATGAGTTGCCTCCAGCTTTAGCTGGAGGTCATTTTTAAAAGAAATGAAAAAGGCTTTAGCCAAAATAAGTTTGGCTAAAGCCTTTTATGTAGGATTTATTTATCCCCCAGCTAAAGTTGGAGGCAATTCATAACTCATACTTCATAACTCATAACTTATAAGCGAAGTTCTTAGACTTAACAACTTTCCCTTTATCAGTAATCATTACACAACTATAATTAGGAAATTTTTGAAGTAAAAGCAAACCTTCTTTCTGTCCCAAAACCATCATAGAAGTGCTTAATCCGTTAGCGGTTTCTGCGTTCGGACCAAAAACCGTAACACTGCATAAACCAGTTGCAGGATAACCAGTTGCAGGATTTATAATGTGCGAGTAACGTTTTCCGTTAAAAACAACGAACTTTTCATAACTGCCAGAAGTTGTTACAGCGCCCTCTTTTAACGGAACGGCGACTAAAATCTTCTCCGGTTTAAACGGATTTGTAATTCCGATTTTCCAATCTTTTCCATTGGGTTGTTTTCCCCAAGTGCTCATGTCACCAGAACCGTTTACAATGCCAGCTTGAACACCTTTTGCAATCATCATGGCGCGGCATTTATCAGTTGCATAACCTTCTCCTAAAGCACCAAAACCAATTTTCATTCCTTTTAACTTTAAGAAAATAGTAGATGCTGTGCTGTCTAAAATGATGTTTTTATAGCCAACTTTCTCAACAGATTTTTTTATGGCTTCCGCCGAAGGCATTTCAGTCATCGAACCGTCAAATTTCCAAATACGGTCCAAAGCGACAAAACTAACATCAAATCCGCCATTTGTAATTTCAGAAAGTTTAATCGCTCTTTGTGCCAATTCGAAAACTTCGCGATCTACTTGAATGGGTTTTATTCCCGCATTCTGATTCACTTCAGAAACTTGAGAAGTGGGTTTCCAATCGGAAATTAAATTTTCAATTCGCGTAATTTCAGCGATAACTTCATCTATATTTTTTTCTGCAGAAAGAGAATCTTTGTCGACAATAGAAATATCAAAACGTCCGCCCATCAAAAGCGTAGTTCTTTTTCGTAATACTTGCGAATGTGCAGATACACAGCAAATAATTACAAAAAACAATGAAATTTTATAGGATAATAATTTATGCATGAAAATGTATTAAAAAGTCAAAAGTCGAAAGTTGAAAATCAACAATCTAAAATTACTCTAATAACAATCCGTTAAAAATTGTTTATTCGCTTTATATTCTTCAAGTGTTTTTAGTCCTTTTGAAAGACACAATTCATTTAAGATTGATTCGACATCTTTCTGCATGGCAAGTGAACCACAAATCATAACGACACCACCTTTTTTAAATAGATTCGTAAAGAAAGAGGAATCTCTTTTAATCAAATCCATTACATAAATATGTTCTGCTTCACGCGATAAAGCGACATGAAAATTATCCAGATGTTCTTTCTGAATCATAATGTCAGCAAACTTTTTGTAAGCCATTAAAGTTGGCGTCTCCATTCTAAATCCGCTATACAAATGAAGTTCTTGTTTTGCTTTATTTTGTTCAATCATTCCTAAGAAAGGAGCAATTCCTGTTCCGTTAGAAATAAAAGCCACTTTTTGAACTTTTTTAGGAAGATGAAAAGCAGGATTTTTTACAATCTGTGCTTTTATTACATTTCCTGGTTCTAAAGCATTCAGGAAGCCAGACCCCAATCCGTTTGGATGCAATTTTACAACTAATTGAATATTTCCAGAATGATTTCCAATCGAGTAGAGGCGTTCTCTAGAATCGTTAGCGGGATAAATTGCCAATAAATCGCCCGAACTAAATTTAACTCTAGAACTAGCTCTTAAAGTCAGAATAAAAGTATGTTCGGTTTCAGAAATTGGTGTTTTATCCAAAACCATTAATTTTTGCAGACCTTTCGGAATATGGTTGTATAATGATGGAGTTGTAGCCAGCGGAATTCCTGTTTTCTCGCTCCATAATTTTATCCATTCTACAAACTCAACCGCCGATTTATCATTTACAGTTTGTAAATTCAAATAACGATCTGCCCATTTTTGTTTTCCTAAAAGCTGATCTATTTCAATAGCAAACTGGCAAAAATCTGGATACGATTTCGAGCCAAAACCAACTACAGAGAAATTAATATTTTGATTTTGATTTTGTTTCTCTAATAAAGTTTTGAATTGCGTTCCGTTAGAAGGAGCGTCTCCTAAACCATGAGTTGAAGTAAAAACAATAATGTGTTCTGCTTTTGGATATGCGGAAAATTTATTCAATTCACTGACAAAAACTTTCTGCCCGTGATCAATTAATTGTTTCTGAATTGAATTGGCAAATCGGAAAGTGCTTCCGTTTTCTGAACCAACCAAAAGAATAAAAGTGCTTTCGCTAGCTTTAAATTTATTCTTAATACGACTAGATCTTCTTTTTAAAGTAATTGCAAAACCAGAATAAATAAAGAACAGAATGTTAATGCAGGCTATAGCCAAAATAATCGCCCAGATTCCGTTAATTCTTCCTGTATGAAGATCTAAGCTTAATGCCGCAAATTGAGTTCTCATTGGCGAAAGCTTTTCAGAAATTACAGCTCCTGTAACCTGATTGATTTCAATTTCTCGGTCTTTCAATTCGATAATATAAAATTCTTCAGGATCATCTGTAAAAGGAAATTCGATTTTCTTTACGTCAGATAATAAAGTGGTATTAAAAATTGAAGTTGTTTTGGCTTTCTCTGAAAGTTCTGTTTTTACAGGTTTTGATTTTTCTTCGCCCATAAAAAAGTTGAATCTTTCTAGAGATAAGTAAGTTCCTGTAAGCGAAATAATTAAAATCGGAATTAAAGCCAATCTTCCTAAAAGAACATGGTAATATTGTGCAAAGTATTCTTTGATTATTTTAGAAAAGAAATTTCGGATGCCGCGCTGTCTTTTTAAAACCAGTACGAAACCCGAAATTGATATTAATAGCAAGCAAAAAGAAATTACGCCCACAAAAAAACGTCCTGTTTCATGAAGAAACAGTGAACGGTGCAAACTGGTAATCCAATTTATGAATTCGCTTTTCTTTGTAGGAGTTCCTAATACTTTTCCAGTTTTTGGATCAATGTATGCTTTAACGTCATTTCCATCTCCATCAATAGCTTGAAGCGTTACAAATTGATTGTAATCTACACTCAATTCTGTAATTTCAGAATACTTTTTCTTTAAAATTGGAAGCGTTTCGCCTAAGGTTATTTTATTAAAATCTTCTGCTTTGTACGGAAGTGTTTTTTCCTGAACCGCATCGACCGCCAGAATGATTCCTGTTACCGAAGCCAAAAGCAAAAAAATAGAAGAAAATAGGGCCAAAGCCAAGTGTGCGTAACGCCAAAAAGAAAGAGTCATTGAGTGTATTCTAGAAATGTAATGGTATTATATTTTACTTAATCTTACGTATTTGATGTAACCTTTACCATCTGTTTTTTCTGCAAGACCTTCAGTTGTAAGAGGCACTTCAAGATCGCTTACATAATATTTCTGATCTTCTACAGCAGATTCAAAACGTAATTTGTAACCTTTATTAATTTTAGAATTCTCAATTTCGATTGTAGTAACACTACGATCACCTCCCGTTACAGAAGCTCCAGTTTTAGCGCTTATGTCGTCTGATTTTTGTGCAGTGTGAAATTTATTCCATTCTTTTAAAGACTTGTACCATTTTTTATCATCGCCCATTACGTAAAGAGTTTTTTCGTATTCTCCTGCCGAATTCACTAGCGAAACAACGATATAAGCACCTTCTCCCATATAGTTATTCATTTGTAGCATAATCTTGTATTTGCTTGATTGCGCTTGAGATTGGAAAGAAACTAAAAAGATAAAAGCGCTTGTAAGAGCAATTTTTAATATTGATTTCATCTGAAATTATGTATTTGTGTGGATTTGTAATGTGAAATCCCAAATCCCAAATGTAAAGTTTGGAATTTGGAATTTCAAATATTGATTATTAATTAATTGTTTATTTTAAGAATTCAACAGAAACGTTGTTTTTGGTTAAAAGCTCATTCTCTTTCGCTAAAGCGTAAGCCGTTTCGTCAAATTCTGTACTGATGTCTTTTTTAGCTCCAGCAGAAACTAAATATTTTAAAATAGCATCATCCTTAGAAGTCATTGCCGCTCTGTGTAAAGCCGTTAAACCATCTTTATTTTTAGCGTTGATGTCAACTTTTAAGTCAGTGATTTTTTTAAGAAGAGAAACATCATTTTTAGTAATAGCTAAATGATATAAAGTGTTTCCGTCTTTTTGTGGAGCCGCAAGGTTTAAACCTTTGTCTTGAAGTAATTTTGCTTTAGCATCAAAAGGATCAGTAGCGACTTTTTCTCTTCCTGCAGGGCGATATGATTGTACTAAGTAAACACCTAAATTATTTCCGTCTTTGTCTTTTACATTTACATCTGCACCTTTGGTCAAAAGTAAATTTACAGCTTCTGGAGTTCCGTTTCTAACAGCAAAAGTCAAAGCAGATTCTCCTTTAAGATTTTGAGCATTTATGTTTTTAACAGAAGGAAGAAAAAATTCTAAGACAGCAGTTTCTCTAGCCGCAGCAGCAACCATAACTGGCGTATTTCCTTCTTTATCAGCTTTGTTTACATCAACACCTTTACCTAAAAAATATTTAATAATTTCAGCTTGATTTGGTTTTCCAGCCAAGAAGTGCAATACATTTTGTCCCGCTTTATTTTGAGCAGTTGCTTTAATTTTTACTTCTTCAACCAAATATTTATAAGTTTCTAAAGTATTACTTTCTCTTCGGCTTCCTTGTGCGACAAATAAAAGCGCATCGCTAGTTGGTTTAATGCCTTTTTCTACAAGTTTTTTCAAAAGAGCAATATTTCCATATCTTGCGAGCATAAGTAAAAGCTGTGTTTCCGTCATTATCTACATCTTTTAAAGACATTCCTTTAGTAGAAAAATAGTCAGCGACTTTTAAATCTTTATCAGATGCAATGGCCAAAAGCAAAAGGTTTGCTCCATTCGCATATTTTTTTGTCGGATTAAGTCCAGCTTTAAAGAAAGCATCGTACATCGCAAGCATCAGACTGGCCGTTTGAAGCGACGAAATCAGCAGGAGCGGTTCCGTGGCTGTCTTCAAAATTTACGTCAGAACCTTTAGCAATTAAATATTGAACCAATTCAGTATTTCCTCTATATGCTGCCCAATGGAGATAGATACGATTATCGTGAGTTAATTTTGTGATTGAATTTCCAGGTTGCTCAACCAAAAATTTGATCGTTGCAAAAGGCGCGTCATTATTAATGGCTAAGGTGGTAACATCAAATGCGTTTGCATTGGCTTCAGCTGGATTATTTCCTTTAGAGATTTCTGCCTGAACCGTTTCAACAGTTGGAGAAGTTTTCCAGAAAGCCGCATCTAGCAACGCATTTTTTTGCTGAGCACTTACAAATAGAGTAGCGACAAATGCAAAAGAAACAAAAAGATTCTTTTTCATATTTCGATAATTTATGGTTATTGAATTGTACAAGATTAATTTATTTTTTGGGAATATTTTATTCTATTTAGAATAAATAAAAATAAAAGCAAATGTAAAAATTAATATTCTTAAACCAAGAATAATTTACTGTAAAAAGGGAATTTGAAGGTATTTTTTCAAAAATTAAGAATCCCTTAAGTAAATTTTAATTTTGTTTTAATTCGATCTCTTTTTGGAAGTGGCAAAATGATTTTTGAATGTTTTTTCTCTTTTATAGCTCTAATAAGATTAAATGGCGAGAATTGTTGCAATAGTTCTTTTGTAAGCCGTTGATTTTAATAACATCTTTGACTTTTTTACTATTGGTTTGAGTGTAAGTTTGTGTAATAAAGTATGTTATGATTTTTTTGTAGGCAATTATTATTTGGAATTATTATAAATAACTGATGTTTTTTTGCTGAAATATTTACTTTCAAATTTCTCTTTCATCAAAACGAATGTTGATAACTGTTTTCGTTTTGACCTCAGAAAGTACTTTTTTTCATGTTGATAACTTAGTATTATTTTTAGGGAAACTGCTAGCTCATTGTAAATTACAGCGTATTATTTTCATGTTGATAAAATTTGCAAAATCGTGATTTTTTGAAGTTTCAAAACTGTTGATAATTGGGCAGATTTTTAACATCAAAAATTGGACAATAGAATAACTGTGGGTTAAATTTGTAATTATAGAAATCACGCTAATACCTCCCCAAAATAAGCGCTCGGATTTCTATTTCAAATAGTCACTTAAAACTCTATATATATATGTCAATTTTTGATAAAAGAATCAATTATAAACCTTTTGAATATCCTGAGGTTCTGCAATTTACCGAAGCTATTAATAAAGCTTATTGGGTACACACTGAAGTAGATTTTACTGCCGATACGCAAGATTTTCATGCGCATTTGGATTTGGCAGAAAAAACAGCTATTAAAAATAGTTTATTGGCAATTGCGCAGATTGAGGTAGCTGTAAAAAGTTTTTGGGGCAATATATATGAGCATTTTCCAAAACCAGAATTCAACGGATTGGGAACTACTTTTGCGGAATGTG
It encodes:
- a CDS encoding TonB-dependent receptor domain-containing protein, with translation MRCLPELIRNFLATRDLDKSVTSFAYEMQAFQARLKANFFVKNYYLKTEQVTPTILVGQDGQRSVIMDTDIRNTNFTGYGFASSYAVFPKALIMFSAEKAIRLPNENEIFGLPGQNILSNPNLGPEQSNNFNVGLRLGPYLINNHKFSFYGNAFWRNIQDKIVQQISNRVNEAVQATPFVNLGKTQSVGFETSIQYSFKERLFAGVNLSKFNSIYKDRYDENGNTIIHYNKQLPNEPYFTVNGNLQYNFKNVIQSKSELNLYYYCGYVAPFYTSWLEIDRTTAQFPQDLGLSYAFPNKQFVVSFDAKNIFDEQVYDNFVAQKPGRAFYIKLNYTISKF
- a CDS encoding TonB-dependent receptor plug domain-containing protein, whose translation is MRTILLLFLFTISAWSQTGNLTGKVTFGTDELAYGSSIIIKGTQKYAIVNDFGRYDFKGLKYGEYILETSSMEGQTRTTKITINKPNTELNISLDRNGPKDLQEVVIKKSSIRKEIMEKGFAVNVIETQEAAKRNLQTNDLLDRSGGVRIRQNGGLGSAVTYNINGMSGNAIRIFIDGIPIQTYGASFSLNSIPPALIERIEVYKGVVPANLADDSLGGAINVILKKGSKNMIAASVSYGSFNTIQSNFSTTYRDKSGFTVKANGFQNYSDNDYEVWGRFVYNIAPNGRYEYIRAKRFESMYRSYGGRLEAGFTDVKWADNFSISYNGSEDYNQIQHGQYMTKPYKGRFSESARKCF
- a CDS encoding FAD:protein FMN transferase; its protein translation is MHKLLSYKISLFFVIICCVSAHSQVLRKRTTLLMGGRFDISIVDKDSLSAEKNIDEVIAEITRIENLISDWKPTSQVSEVNQNAGIKPIQVDREVFELAQRAIKLSEITNGGFDVSFVALDRIWKFDGSMTEMPSAEAIKKSVEKVGYKNIILDSTASTIFLKLKGMKIGFGALGEGYATDKCRAMMIAKGVQAGIVNGSGDMSTWGKQPNGKDWKIGITNPFKPEKILVAVPLKEGAVTTSGSYEKFVVFNGKRYSHIINPATGYPATGLCSVTVFGPNAETANGLSTSMMVLGQKEGLLLLQKFPNYSCVMITDKGKVVKSKNFAYKL
- a CDS encoding PepSY domain-containing protein: MTLSFWRYAHLALALFSSIFLLLASVTGIILAVDAVQEKTLPYKAEDFNKITLGETLPILKKKYSEITELSVDYNQFVTLQAIDGDGNDVKAYIDPKTGKVLGTPTKKSEFINWITSLHRSLFLHETGRFFVGVISFCLLLISISGFVLVLKRQRGIRNFFSKIIKEYFAQYYHVLLGRLALIPILIISLTGTYLSLERFNFFMGEEKSKPVKTELSEKAKTTSIFNTTLLSDVKKIEFPFTDDPEEFYIIELKDREIEINQVTGAVISEKLSPMRTQFAALSLDLHTGRINGIWAIILAIACINILFFIYSGFAITLKRRSSRIKNKFKASESTFILLVGSENGSTFRFANSIQKQLIDHGQKVFVSELNKFSAYPKAEHIIVFTSTHGLGDAPSNGTQFKTLLEKQNQNQNINFSVVGFGSKSYPDFCQFAIEIDQLLGKQKWADRYLNLQTVNDKSAVEFVEWIKLWSEKTGIPLATTPSLYNHIPKGLQKLMVLDKTPISETEHTFILTLRASSRVKFSSGDLLAIYPANDSRERLYSIGNHSGNIQLVVKLHPNGLGSGFLNALEPGNVIKAQIVKNPAFHLPKKVQKVAFISNGTGIAPFLGMIEQNKAKQELHLYSGFRMETPTLMAYKKFADIMIQKEHLDNFHVALSREAEHIYVMDLIKRDSSFFTNLFKKGGVVMICGSLAMQKDVESILNELCLSKGLKTLEEYKANKQFLTDCY
- a CDS encoding DUF2271 domain-containing protein — its product is MKSILKIALTSAFIFLVSFQSQAQSSKYKIMLQMNNYMGEGAYIVVSLVNSAGEYEKTLYVMGDDKKWYKSLKEWNKFHTAQKSDDISAKTGASVTGGDRSVTTIEIENSKINKGYKLRFESAVEDQKYYVSDLEVPLTTEGLAEKTDGKGYIKYVRLSKI
- a CDS encoding ankyrin repeat domain-containing protein, with translation MLARYGNIALLKKLVEKGIKPTSDALLFVAQGSRRESNTLETYKYLVEEVKIKATAQNKAGQNVLHFLAGKPNQAEIIKYFLGKGVDVNKADKEGNTPVMVAAAARETAVLEFFLPSVKNINAQNLKGESALTFAVRNGTPEAVNLLLTKGADVNVKDKDGNNLGVYLVQSYRPAGREKVATDPFDAKAKLLQDKGLNLAAPQKDGNTLYHLAITKNDVSLLKKITDLKVDINAKNKDGLTALHRAAMTSKDDAILKYLVSAGAKKDISTEFDETAYALAKENELLTKNNVSVEFLK
- a CDS encoding ankyrin repeat domain-containing protein, which produces MKKNLFVSFAFVATLFVSAQQKNALLDAAFWKTSPTVETVQAEISKGNNPAEANANAFDVTTLAINNDAPFATIKFLVEQPGNSITKLTHDNRIYLHWAAYRGNTELVQYLIAKGSDVNFEDSHGTAPADFVASNGQSDACDVRCFL